The Oscarella lobularis chromosome 4, ooOscLobu1.1, whole genome shotgun sequence nucleotide sequence TAGCGTACGCTACGGGCACCCAACTGCTGAAAGTCGCCATCGAAGCTTACGGAATGAGCAGCGTTCAACTCATTTCACCTTACGTTCTTATAGGAAGCGCAGCACTCGGTAAAAATTGTCCGCGCGCGCCGCCGCATAATTGAAACGATGTCCACGTGACCTAGGACTGGAAAAAATTCCTCAGGCCGAAAAGTATCTCAGTCAAGCGCAGTGGATTCTTTTACGACATCCCGGATGTGATGCAACATTCACGTCACTGGTGTGTCGGCACTTGGGTCTGCTGTACATGTCCCAAGGCAATTATGAGCGGGCTCGAAAAATGATAGCCGATGATGTGAGATTGCCATCCATAGCGCGCTCAATTCTACCCTTCTTTCTTCTACAGATATATCACTTGACAATGAAGTATGGCATTGATGACGTACGCGTTGCCATGGGATACTATCACCTTGGAAACAGTTTTATAAAAGAAGGTCGTCTCGTTGTGgctgtttctcttcacgATCGCGTTATTCAAATGTATCTCGACTATTTTCAAAGTGATGAGGTTGCCAAGGCAACGGAGTTTGCTCTgaatgaaaacgaagaaattgaatgCGACAAAATGCTTCAGCACATCCGGGACGCGTGGGAAGATGAtcccgatgacgtcaaatccgAATCATTCATTAGACTCTATAAGTGTCTTGCTCTCTTGCACGATCGCCGTGGAAACAAGGCGCTCATGCTTGAATATGCCGATAAGGCGATGCAAGTCAATCAGTCGTTGCCGACGCCTAGCGCTCAGCTCGTTCAGGACCTGACGGCACTAATAAATGCATCTAGATCGTAAGCACTTTTTGTGTAGtgtctaacgcgcgttaaggAATCTAGCTCGCAAAAAAAGTCGAGAATGCTTTACTTGGAAGACTATTTAGAGCGTGAGGTCGACGCGGACTTGATTATTGACGATGTTTCTATTGCGCTCGGTCATTCGTCTAGTCATCGAACAACTTCCTCAGGATTTGCGCGATCGTTTCACGGAAATGAGAGAAATGGATCTCAAAGTGCAAAGTATGACTATGCCAGGACTTGGCCTGGTTTTTTTTAGTTtagaacgacgaaaacgatttgtagacgccgccgacgccgtcgaatcgcgagcgaaatcgtttttcgctctcgcgaagaaaggaaagcCCGAATGGCGCGAGCAGCAGTTTCGTCTTCTAAAAGACGTGCGTTCGCCGTCTCACTCCGTCGATTTAGTCTTCTATTTCCCTCGAAATAGGAATATCGGAGAATTTTGGACGAtgccgacgagaaaacgaacaTGGCCAATCAAATGCGCGAATtggtaaaaagaaaaatctcgGCTATTTGAGACGTCTATGTACAACATTGGGGGAGTAGGTggaaaaatatttgaaaaaaCTGGAGCAGGAATTATCGAAATTTAAATTTGAATTAGAAGCGGATAGCGCGGGCATAACGGAAATTTTGGAACAGCGTGAGAATTTCATCTTTATAGTATATAAAGTTAGGAGCATATGTACATATATAATACTTTTTATGCTCTTGACTTTTTGACCATATAGTTAGCATCTTTTTCTCTGTAGGATCACTGAGACTAGATCGTCCTccgtcgctgccgtcgcTCGCAGGCGGCCACTCCGCCTCACATCATCACCACCATCATCACCACCACCACAACCAGCATAGTGAGTTTCATTTTAAATTCAACAGTGAACTTCACAGTAattacttttttttcagaacgAAAGCACGTGGACCGACACGTGTACTACAGCGActacgcgtcgtcgtcgtcgccggcggcggcggcgacggcaacaaaCGGCTCCTACTATAACGTGATGAACGGAATGGGCGGCGGATCTTATACGCCGCCGATGCCGCTTCCTCAGCACCACCATCACCACCATCACAATCCAAACAAATCGGCTCGATCATTGGCTCAGAGCGCTTCTGTAGCGGCACAccaagacgtcgtcgctgccgctACAGAATTTCATCGTCCAATGGCCTCGCAATCGCAGGCCGTTTCTGCGTCGCAACAGCCGGCCTATTCTCAACTGTTGAGCGGCAACTCATACAAAACCCCGTacagaggaggaggaggaggaggaggtggtggtggaggaggaggaggaggcggaggaggtGCGTAAATGGTCAATATATTTTACTCGCGGCATACTTTCAATTCACGCAGTACCGTCATCTATGAACTATGGTCCTACTAGCGATAGTATTGGACTCGGCGCGGCGGACGGCGGTAGtagcgcgacggcgtcgtctcaCGCGTCGACTACCGCCGTTGGCACGCCGTCAAGTTTGTCGAATTTTGGGACAGTTACGGCGACGGCCATAGCGTCCGTTCCCGTTGGCTCAGCTGATATGTCTCGCTCAGGGAGAAGAAAGTGGGCTCAGTTCTCGGAAACGCAACTTTTCCAAACTCTCATATTGTCTTCTAGGACGGCAACGGCCAAAGCTCAAGCGTTGGGCGGCTATTTTTCCGGCGGTTCAAGCGCGCCGCCTACTCCGTCATACACGGAAACGGGTTTGTCGACGGCGACCCTAGCCTCCAACGTAGCGCCCATGAGCAGCGGCGTCGAATCTGACCCGACGGCAGCGTCTTCGCACGCCGGTCTCATTGAtgagacggcggcaacgacTACAAACTGGCTCGACACCGTAGATCCGAATGAGCCGCGATATTGCCTATGTAACCAGGTGTCTTATGGTGAAATGGTTGGCTGTGACAGCACCGAGGCAAGGATACGCCGCCATTTAGCTTACTAATGCTATCTTTTATTTCAGTGTCCCTATGGCGAGTGGTTTCATTATGGCTGCGTCGGCATAACGGAACCGCCGAAAGGCAAATGGTATTGTCCGCCGTGCAAAGCGAAGCGTCGGAGCCATCACGGACGATGAGAGgggagaagagagagagagagagagagagagagcgggGTAAGGGTCTCTAGTTCTTACTTGTACACTCAACGTGTATTATACCGCgataaatgaaaaaaaaatttatcATGTGTAGTACTGGTCTTTCATTAACGTGTATTATACCGCgataaatgaaaaaaaatttatcGTGTGTAGTACTGGTCTTTCAATAAGGtgagccttcgttttctcgtaaTCACGATCTGGTTTTCAATGTCCTGTATTGGGCAAAGAGAATCGCCGATTAAAATGACGCCCCTCGCTTGAATTTTCCGTTTCCGTTACCCCTCTGTCCGTATTTTCCGctctttcaattttccacgatagattttcaatttcgcgTTCAAGTTGCGCTTGCTGGTATTCAAACTGGCGTCACAAAAACGAAGCCCTCTTTAGTCCTTTTAAACGCATCAGGCGAAATAAATTACCAAATCTTTTCCACTGTCAGTCCTGGCAAAAGCAACTGGATAGGTATACATAAGCGTTTCTCGACTCTAATTCAAATAAATAGAATGCAGCGAGCGAGACAGTTACAGGTTATCTGACTTTGTGCAGTAGTTGACAGGCGTCCTTCAGATACTGCCAATCAATCCAAgttccgtcgccgctgcgAACCTTCTCGTCTATCCTATTGCTGATTTTCGTCCACGTCTCGTTTTCTAGCTTTAAACTGCGGCTATGGTTATCCCACTGCAGTGCCgccaataaaaaaaatattattggGAGCGGGAATTGTCTCTTTACTCTGTTGAAATAGAAAATGTATCTTTTGAGCGCCTCGCGAGCGCGACCTCGCACTGATTCTGTCGGCGGTTGGCCTTTGTATCGGCTGCACTCGTAGTACTCGCGATTGTGGGACCTCCAGTCTGACAAAGAGCTCACAAACAAGAAACGCAAGCCTGCTctatatttatttaccttcaAGGCACATCCAGcaaaaatctaaaaagaaCAGTGATTAAATCGTAGGTGGGTAGGGAGGAGATATTACCATGGTGACAGTTCCAGCATTGCTATATAAAAATACTATTACCAATCCTTTTCACTTTTTATAGCAAGTGTTCTTACCATGTGATTACAGCCACCACTTTTTTCTATGCAGACGTTACACGATGGACACTAGAAGAATACGTACGTCTATTATGTGACGAGGAAATGTCGTCCTTACGTCTTTTGTATTAGCGTTAATGTAGTTTGCCGTTTCAGAATCGTCTTGGCATTTTTGGAGCCACTTTTTCAATGTTTCACAATCTAAGGAGAACTTTCCATTGGCTCTAGTCAACAGACACCGAAAACGTCTCGCCTGAAGGAGCGTGGTACAAATGCCCGCAGTGAAAGCTGTACCAATGCAGCCCAATATAGCTCTCACATATTAACGAACTTTGTACCTACCAGAAACTCGTTTTGCATTCTTTGCAGATGACGTTTCTCGGCTTTGAGACGGCTACTTTGATAATAACGCGACAGTCGACACCAGGGCACCAACGCAAAAGGGGGTGGCTCTAGTCAGAACACAAAGCATTGTGTGAAGAAATCAGTATGAATGTGTCAACCAACAGTGACGCATTTAGACAAAAAGTGCTTCCAATACTCCGCCTTCAAAGACGATTCCTCAACTAAATCCTCAATGGAATCAAGCGGAAATGAACACGAGGCATCCATACACCGAATATCTGCGCAGATAAAAAGTATCTTTGGGAGAGGGAAGATGTTCACAGCTAACGTGCCTATGTCTCCCTGACTGAGTTGAATCCTAATGTAGTTATCGCAACAGGAACGACAAAACGCGTGACCGCAGCCCAATTGGTGCATATCGGCggaaggcaaaggcagcaaaCAGACGTCACAacaagcagaagaagaagaagaagaagacggacTTTCCTGCACGCGACGTCCAACCGAAGGGCGCAACAACCCCTTTGGACCAAACTCAGACAACAAAGTCGACTGAGAATCG carries:
- the LOC136186569 gene encoding zinc finger MYND domain-containing protein 12-like isoform X1, translating into MRKGSLSDRSDSPKLPFIDASEERIFQRKQALVKQKQTIEQLESAAKRQFVEDQHDLAYATGTQLLKVAIEAYGMSSVQLISPYVLIGSAALGLEKIPQAEKYLSQAQWILLRHPGCDATFTSLVCRHLGLLYMSQGNYERARKMIADDIYHLTMKYGIDDVRVAMGYYHLGNSFIKEGRLVVAVSLHDRVIQMYLDYFQSDEVAKATEFALNENEEIECDKMLQHIRDAWEDDPDDVKSESFIRLYKCLALLHDRRGNKALMLEYADKAMQVNQSLPTPSAQLVQDLTALINASRS
- the LOC136186569 gene encoding zinc finger MYND domain-containing protein 12-like isoform X2 encodes the protein MRKGSLSDRDSPKLPFIDASEERIFQRKQALVKQKQTIEQLESAAKRQFVEDQHDLAYATGTQLLKVAIEAYGMSSVQLISPYVLIGSAALGLEKIPQAEKYLSQAQWILLRHPGCDATFTSLVCRHLGLLYMSQGNYERARKMIADDIYHLTMKYGIDDVRVAMGYYHLGNSFIKEGRLVVAVSLHDRVIQMYLDYFQSDEVAKATEFALNENEEIECDKMLQHIRDAWEDDPDDVKSESFIRLYKCLALLHDRRGNKALMLEYADKAMQVNQSLPTPSAQLVQDLTALINASRS
- the LOC136186559 gene encoding inhibitor of growth protein 3-like, giving the protein MLYLEDYLELIEQLPQDLRDRFTEMREMDLKVQNAADAVESRAKSFFALAKKGKPEWREQQFRLLKDEYRRILDDADEKTNMANQMRELVEKYLKKLEQELSKFKFELEADSAGITEILEQRSLRLDRPPSLPSLAGGHSASHHHHHHHHHHNQHKRKHVDRHVYYSDYASSSSPAAAATATNGSYYNVMNGMGGGSYTPPMPLPQHHHHHHHNPNKSARSLAQSASVAAHQDVVAAATEFHRPMASQSQAVSASQQPAYSQLLSGNSYKTPYRGGGGGGGGGGGGGGGGGVPSSMNYGPTSDSIGLGAADGGSSATASSHASTTAVGTPSSLSNFGTVTATAIASVPVGSADMSRSGRRKTATAKAQALGGYFSGGSSAPPTPSYTETGLSTATLASNVAPMSSGVESDPTAASSHAGLIDETAATTTNWLDTVDPNEPRYCLCNQVSYGEMVGCDSTECPYGEWFHYGCVGITEPPKGKWYCPPCKAKRRSHHGR
- the LOC136186560 gene encoding potential E3 ubiquitin-protein ligase ariadne-2-like, translated to MDEVPSSSESFENESSFEEDDANDLDYYAGEDDDVRHSLEARDGDESDDELESYAYECLTEEEALKMLNDSIKKVLDRLKVCKEMARILLERCQWNEEKTVARFKSDSQSTLLSEFGPKGLLRPSVGRRVQESPSSSSSSSACCDVCLLPLPSADMHQLGCGHAFCRSCCDNYIRIQLSQGDIDIRCMDASCSFPLDSIEDLVEESSLKAEYWKHFLSKCVTSHPLLRWCPGVDCRVIIKVAVSKPRNVICKECKTSFCFHCGHLYHAPSDCETLKKWLQKCQDDSETANYINANTKDCPSCNVCIEKSGGCNHMQCWNCHHDFCWMCLEDWRSHNREYYECSRYKGQPPTESVRGRAREALKRYIFYFNRWDNHSRSLKLENETWTKISNRIDEKVRSGDGTWIDWQYLKDACQLLHKSRETLMYTYPVAFARTDSGKDLFEYQQAQLEREIENLSWKIERAENTDRGDIENQIVITRKRRLTLLKDQYYTR